One genomic window of Xanthobacter dioxanivorans includes the following:
- a CDS encoding urea amidolyase associated protein UAAP2: MSKFFATPVRDASAALHDYFVPANAPFSCVVKKGQSVRIVDLEGQQAVDTLFYRADDFMERYSSQDTLRVQGSAYVSTGTRLISSEGNVMLTVTADTSGRHDTSAGACSCEANTVRFGHQVKYLHACRENFVMEVTKHGMSKRDIVPNINFFMNVPVEPSGELAIVDGISGPGDYVEMLAEMDVLLVISNCPQINNPCNGFNPTPIQVLVFAGEEG, translated from the coding sequence ATGAGCAAGTTCTTCGCGACCCCCGTGCGGGATGCTTCCGCCGCGCTCCACGATTACTTCGTGCCCGCCAACGCGCCCTTCTCCTGCGTGGTGAAGAAGGGCCAGTCGGTGCGCATCGTCGACCTGGAAGGCCAGCAGGCGGTGGATACGCTGTTCTACCGCGCCGACGACTTCATGGAGCGCTACTCCTCGCAGGATACGCTGCGGGTGCAGGGCTCGGCCTATGTGTCCACCGGCACGCGGCTGATCTCGTCCGAAGGCAACGTGATGCTCACCGTCACCGCCGACACGAGCGGCCGGCACGATACTTCGGCGGGCGCCTGCTCCTGCGAGGCGAACACGGTGCGCTTCGGCCATCAGGTGAAGTATCTGCACGCCTGCCGCGAGAATTTCGTCATGGAGGTGACGAAGCACGGCATGTCGAAGCGGGACATCGTGCCCAACATCAACTTCTTCATGAATGTGCCGGTGGAGCCCTCGGGCGAACTGGCCATCGTCGACGGCATCTCCGGCCCCGGCGACTATGTGGAGATGCTGGCTGAGATGGACGTGCTCCTCGTCATCTCCAACTGCCCGCAGATCAACAACCCCTGCAACGGCTTCAACCCGACGCCGATCCAGGTCCTCGTCTTCGCCGGCGAGGAGGGCTGA
- the cobG gene encoding precorrin-3B synthase, with amino-acid sequence MTPVPPTRRGACPAFLSPMETGDGLILRLVPADGTLATAQVRGLAAAAIAFGSGLMEVTARGSLQVRGLRRETVAPLQEATWALGITPRLGLAIDVSPLSGLDPREIADGRPLADAIRAGAAALADRLGPKVSVVIDGGGAIRLDGRKADVRLVAMRPGSDVLWSVAIGGGAAVLLPEAEAAARTVAALAGLAALGRAARATDLPGGAASPRLAATARSPIGLLPLADGSLACGIGLPFGAADAATFTALADAVDAAGARDLRPAPERGLIATGLDAAGARAFAEAAERLGCLVRADDPRAFIAACPGAPACASAHFPSRQLAPAVAQALGPLLDGSVTVHLSACSKGCAHPAPATLAFVGMDARVALVHEGAASQAAGPLRPADTLAADLAALAEGAIRVRRPGETGREALRRMAVADLWASKGHLKAMIET; translated from the coding sequence ATGACCCCGGTCCCTCCGACCCGACGGGGCGCCTGCCCGGCCTTTCTCTCCCCCATGGAGACCGGCGACGGCCTGATTCTGCGCCTCGTGCCGGCGGATGGGACGCTCGCCACCGCCCAGGTGCGCGGCCTCGCGGCGGCGGCCATCGCCTTCGGCAGCGGGCTCATGGAGGTCACCGCCCGTGGCAGCCTCCAGGTGCGCGGGCTGAGGCGCGAGACGGTCGCGCCCCTGCAGGAGGCCACCTGGGCGCTGGGCATCACCCCGCGCCTGGGCCTTGCCATCGACGTATCGCCGCTCTCCGGCCTCGATCCGCGGGAGATCGCCGACGGGCGGCCCCTCGCCGATGCCATCCGCGCCGGGGCTGCGGCGCTGGCCGACCGGCTGGGACCGAAGGTGTCCGTCGTGATCGACGGCGGCGGCGCCATCCGCCTCGACGGGCGCAAGGCGGACGTGCGGCTCGTCGCCATGCGGCCGGGGTCCGACGTCCTGTGGTCCGTGGCCATCGGCGGCGGCGCGGCGGTGCTCCTGCCCGAGGCCGAGGCCGCGGCGCGAACCGTCGCCGCGCTGGCCGGCCTCGCCGCCCTCGGCCGCGCCGCCCGCGCCACCGACCTTCCCGGCGGCGCCGCCTCTCCCCGCCTCGCCGCCACGGCCCGCTCGCCCATCGGCCTGCTGCCCCTGGCGGATGGCTCCCTCGCCTGCGGCATCGGCCTTCCGTTCGGGGCGGCGGACGCCGCCACCTTCACCGCCCTCGCCGACGCGGTGGACGCCGCCGGGGCGCGGGACCTGCGCCCGGCGCCGGAGCGGGGGCTCATCGCCACCGGGCTCGACGCCGCCGGGGCCAGGGCCTTCGCAGAGGCAGCCGAACGGCTCGGCTGCCTCGTCCGCGCCGACGATCCCCGGGCCTTCATCGCCGCCTGCCCCGGCGCGCCGGCCTGCGCCTCCGCCCATTTCCCCTCGCGCCAGCTTGCGCCGGCCGTGGCACAGGCGCTTGGCCCGCTGCTCGACGGGTCGGTCACGGTCCATCTGTCCGCCTGCAGCAAGGGCTGCGCCCATCCCGCGCCGGCCACTCTCGCCTTCGTGGGCATGGACGCGCGCGTCGCGCTGGTGCATGAGGGCGCGGCGTCGCAGGCGGCGGGGCCGCTGCGGCCGGCGGACACGCTGGCCGCGGACCTCGCCGCGCTGGCCGAGGGCGCCATCCGCGTCCGCCGGCCCGGGGAGACCGGCCGCGAGGCGTTGCGGCGCATGGCAGTTGCGGACCTGTGGGCCAGCAAGGGACATTTGAAAGCGATGATCGAGACGTGA
- a CDS encoding ABC transporter permease: MRLVNVRPDRGTALFLAILPFALVILAYVLGSAERLALNPDDKLLPSLGSLGEAIVKIAFTADARTGDYLLWTDTLASLERLFSALAISTAIALAIGVLIGMLPVVRSFLAPFVAMVSMVPPLALLPILFIVMGLGEASKIALITIGITPYLIRDLAMRVEELPREQMIKAQTLGASTWQMALRVVLPQILPRLMDALRLSLGPAFLFLIAAEAIASDSGLGYRIFLVRRYLAMDVILPYVAWITLLAVAMDFALVRARRFFFPWFGAAK; this comes from the coding sequence ATGCGCCTCGTCAATGTCAGGCCGGATCGGGGAACGGCGCTGTTCCTCGCCATCCTGCCGTTTGCCCTCGTCATCCTTGCTTATGTACTGGGCTCCGCCGAGCGCCTCGCCCTCAACCCCGACGACAAGCTCCTGCCGAGCCTCGGCTCGCTGGGCGAGGCGATCGTGAAGATCGCCTTCACGGCGGATGCGCGCACCGGCGACTACCTGTTGTGGACCGACACGCTGGCCAGCCTGGAGCGACTGTTCTCGGCGCTCGCCATCTCCACCGCCATCGCCCTCGCCATCGGCGTGCTCATCGGCATGCTGCCGGTGGTGCGCTCCTTCCTCGCGCCGTTCGTCGCCATGGTCTCCATGGTGCCGCCTCTGGCGCTCCTGCCCATCCTCTTCATCGTCATGGGGTTGGGAGAGGCCTCCAAGATCGCCCTCATCACCATCGGCATCACGCCCTACCTCATCCGCGACCTCGCCATGCGGGTGGAAGAGCTGCCGCGCGAGCAGATGATCAAGGCGCAGACGCTGGGCGCCTCCACCTGGCAGATGGCGCTGCGCGTGGTGCTGCCGCAGATCCTGCCCCGCCTCATGGACGCCCTGCGCCTGTCGCTCGGCCCGGCCTTCCTGTTCCTCATCGCGGCCGAGGCCATCGCCTCGGATTCAGGCCTCGGCTACCGCATCTTCCTGGTGCGGCGCTATCTCGCCATGGACGTGATCCTGCCCTACGTCGCCTGGATCACCCTCCTCGCCGTGGCCATGGACTTCGCGCTGGTGCGCGCCCGTCGCTTCTTCTTCCCCTGGTTCGGAGCCGCGAAATGA
- a CDS encoding urea amidolyase associated protein UAAP1: MTVSEDTRLFIEQNKRRYEDLKAAGQQHAPKALPGPTPRDGAPIPESAVLHTEAIPGGWYWSTRMAAGEALRIHLAHGPAAVSLIAWAAADRSERLNYADTVKVQWTSALGKGRVLFSDMGRVMFSLIEDTTGMHDALVGGSTSASNRARYGDKVLRNTRDNFILAAGKLGYDRRDIPPAITFFAPVRTDADGVFHWIEGQRQQGDFVDLRAEMDLVVTLSNCPHPLDPAPAYDPPAVEAIRFSAPAPAADDLCRTATIEAVRGFENTAR, from the coding sequence ATGACCGTCAGCGAAGACACCCGCCTGTTCATCGAACAGAACAAGCGCCGGTACGAGGACCTGAAGGCCGCCGGCCAGCAGCATGCGCCGAAGGCCCTGCCCGGCCCGACGCCGCGGGATGGCGCCCCCATCCCCGAAAGCGCGGTTCTCCACACGGAGGCCATTCCCGGCGGCTGGTACTGGTCGACGCGGATGGCGGCCGGCGAAGCCCTGCGCATCCATCTGGCGCACGGGCCGGCGGCGGTCTCCCTGATCGCCTGGGCGGCGGCGGATCGATCCGAGCGGCTGAACTATGCCGACACGGTGAAGGTGCAATGGACCTCGGCGCTGGGCAAGGGCCGCGTGCTGTTCTCCGACATGGGGCGGGTGATGTTCTCGCTGATCGAGGACACCACGGGCATGCACGATGCCCTCGTGGGCGGCTCCACGAGCGCCTCCAACCGCGCCCGCTATGGCGACAAGGTGCTGCGCAACACCCGCGACAACTTCATTCTCGCCGCCGGCAAGCTCGGCTACGACCGGCGCGACATCCCTCCCGCCATCACCTTCTTCGCCCCGGTGCGCACCGATGCCGACGGCGTCTTCCACTGGATCGAGGGCCAGCGCCAACAAGGCGACTTCGTGGACTTGCGGGCCGAGATGGACCTCGTCGTCACCCTCTCCAACTGCCCGCACCCGCTGGACCCGGCGCCCGCCTATGACCCGCCCGCCGTGGAGGCCATCCGCTTCAGCGCGCCCGCGCCCGCCGCGGACGACCTGTGCCGCACCGCCACCATCGAGGCCGTGCGCGGCTTCGAGAACACCGCGCGCTGA
- the cobW gene encoding cobalamin biosynthesis protein CobW — protein sequence MMTSLARVPCTIVTGFLGAGKTTLIRHVLENAGGKRLAVIVNEFGDVGIDGEILKGCGIESCAEDTIVELANGCLCCTVADDFVPALDQILALTPRVDHILIETSGLALPKPLVQAFQWPAIKGRVTVDGVVAVVDGPALAEGRVAPDLAALAAQRADDASLDHDDPVEEVFEDQIACADLVILSKSDLLDAAGFAAAETAVAGSLPAAVKLVRASGGKVDLAVLLGLGMGAEDRIDARRTHHDDEEDHDHDEFESIVLALPEITDPAALAARVVAAAGTPDVLRVKGFAAVAGKPMRLLVQGVGPRVSHHFDRPWGAGEARSGALVVIGLKGFDRAAVEQAILG from the coding sequence CTGATGACCTCGCTCGCCCGCGTCCCCTGCACCATCGTCACCGGCTTCCTCGGCGCCGGGAAGACCACGCTCATCCGCCATGTGCTGGAGAATGCCGGCGGCAAGCGCCTCGCGGTGATCGTCAACGAGTTCGGCGACGTGGGCATCGACGGCGAGATCCTGAAGGGCTGCGGCATCGAGAGCTGCGCCGAGGACACCATCGTCGAGCTCGCCAACGGCTGCCTGTGCTGCACCGTGGCCGACGACTTCGTGCCGGCGCTCGACCAGATCCTCGCCTTGACCCCGCGAGTGGACCATATCCTCATCGAGACCAGCGGCCTCGCGCTGCCCAAGCCCCTGGTGCAGGCCTTCCAGTGGCCGGCCATCAAGGGCCGGGTGACGGTGGACGGCGTGGTGGCGGTGGTGGACGGGCCGGCTCTGGCGGAAGGGCGCGTCGCGCCGGACCTCGCGGCGCTGGCCGCCCAGCGGGCGGACGATGCCAGCCTCGACCATGACGACCCGGTGGAAGAGGTGTTCGAGGACCAGATCGCCTGCGCCGACCTCGTCATCCTCTCCAAGAGCGACCTGCTCGACGCCGCCGGCTTCGCCGCCGCCGAGACGGCGGTGGCCGGCAGCCTGCCGGCGGCGGTGAAGCTGGTGCGCGCCTCCGGCGGCAAGGTCGACCTCGCCGTGCTGCTGGGCCTCGGCATGGGCGCGGAAGACCGGATCGACGCCCGCCGCACCCACCATGACGACGAGGAAGACCACGACCACGACGAGTTCGAGAGCATCGTGCTCGCCTTGCCCGAGATCACCGACCCGGCCGCCCTGGCCGCGCGCGTGGTCGCGGCGGCCGGCACCCCGGACGTGCTGCGGGTGAAGGGCTTCGCGGCCGTGGCAGGCAAGCCCATGCGCCTGCTGGTGCAGGGCGTCGGCCCGCGGGTGTCGCACCATTTCGACCGGCCTTGGGGCGCGGGCGAGGCGCGCAGCGGCGCGCTGGTGGTGATCGGCCTCAAGGGCTTCGACCGCGCGGCGGTGGAGCAGGCGATCCTCGGCTGA
- a CDS encoding 5-oxoprolinase/urea amidolyase family protein, translating to MFKKVLIANRGEIARRVIRTLRAMNIASVAVHSDADRFTRGVLEADEAVRLGPAPAAESYLNVDAVIEACKATGAQAVHPGYGFLSENVAFAQRLAQEGIAFIGPKPEHLKDFGLKHTARALAKASGVPLLPGTDLLESAEAALAAAQAITYPVMLKSTAGGGGIGMQLCHTPDELRDVFERVQRTARASFGDARVYLERFVSQARHVEVQIFGDGKGKVVALGERDCSLQRRNQKVVEETPAPLLSDAVRARLHAAAVQLGESVAYESAGTVEFIYDPAREEFYFLEVNTRLQVEHPVTEAVFGIDLVEWMIRQAAGEDPISAAGPLTPKGAAMEVRVYAEIPHANFQPSAGLLTEVKFPEWARIDGWIETGTEVTPYYDPMLAKVIVTGADRPATIAALHAALAQTSICGIETNLAYLRAIAASELLASGKVATTALKDFAFRPSSVEVLVPGAQSSLQELPGRLNLWHVGVPPSGPMDDYSFRRANALVGNAETACALEMTVNGPTLRFHDDARVAICGALMPATLDGASAPHDAAFKVEAGQVLAIGAISGPGQRAYLAVNGAFQAPVVLGSRATFALGQFGGHATGTLKGGDALHLAPKAARPAVPAGVNIPPAPLTREWTIGVVYGPHGAPDFFRDEDIADLFAATYEVHFNSARTGVRLMGPTPRWARTDGGEAGLHPSNIHDNAYAIGAIDFTGDMPIILGPDGPSLGGFVCPAVIARDEQWKMGQLKPGDTVRFAPLARPDDPSPECPLTPAGALPTSSGGSATGLPSPLAGEGAERSEAGEGAGDVRPDGFRSLPPAPPLTPAPSPARGEGRPAPAAMVTDSPVVGEGAPRGAPSRRSIDPGSPILARREDGPVRVVYRRQGDDNLLVEFGDMHLDIALRLRAHLMAQAVQEARLPGIIDLTPGIRSLQIHYDGAAMPRANLLDALAEIESGLPRAEDVVVPSRVVHLPLSWNDPQAELAMRKYQELVRPNAPWCPSNIEFIRRINGLPDEQAVKDIIFGASYQVLGLGDVYLGAPVATPIDPRHRLVTTKYNPARTWTPENAVGIGGAYMCIYGMEGPGGYQLFGRTIQMWNTWRSTPEFRDTPWLLRFFDEIRFFPVSHAELTEARAAFPHGAYPVRIEEGRFSYAEYAAGLAANAAEITAGKARQQAAFEAERARWKAEGLDSFVVEDGAGPFSEGEMPEGCFGVSANVPGNVWKVLVEAEAMVAAGDTIAIIESMKMEISITAHASGRVREIRAAPGRTIRSGDIVAVLEAL from the coding sequence GTGTTCAAAAAAGTTCTCATCGCCAATCGCGGCGAGATCGCGCGGCGCGTCATCCGCACGCTGCGCGCCATGAACATCGCTTCGGTCGCCGTCCATTCGGATGCCGACCGCTTCACCCGCGGCGTGCTGGAGGCGGACGAGGCGGTGCGGCTCGGCCCGGCCCCCGCCGCCGAGAGCTACCTGAACGTCGACGCCGTCATCGAAGCCTGCAAGGCGACGGGAGCGCAGGCGGTGCATCCCGGCTACGGCTTCCTGTCGGAGAACGTCGCCTTCGCCCAGCGCCTGGCGCAGGAGGGCATCGCCTTCATCGGGCCGAAGCCGGAGCACCTGAAGGACTTCGGCCTGAAGCACACGGCGCGCGCGCTGGCCAAGGCGAGTGGCGTGCCGCTGCTGCCGGGCACGGACCTGCTGGAGAGCGCCGAAGCGGCGCTGGCGGCGGCGCAGGCCATCACCTATCCGGTGATGCTGAAGTCCACCGCCGGCGGCGGCGGCATCGGCATGCAGCTCTGCCACACCCCCGACGAGCTGCGGGACGTGTTCGAGCGTGTCCAGCGCACGGCCCGGGCCTCCTTCGGCGATGCCCGCGTCTATCTGGAGCGGTTCGTCTCGCAAGCCCGCCATGTGGAAGTGCAGATCTTCGGCGACGGCAAGGGCAAGGTGGTGGCGCTGGGCGAGCGCGACTGCTCGCTCCAGCGCCGAAACCAGAAGGTGGTGGAGGAAACCCCGGCCCCCCTCCTCTCCGACGCCGTCCGCGCCCGCCTCCACGCCGCGGCGGTGCAGCTCGGCGAGAGCGTCGCCTACGAGAGCGCCGGCACGGTAGAGTTCATCTACGACCCGGCGCGCGAGGAATTCTACTTCCTCGAAGTCAACACGCGCCTTCAGGTGGAACATCCCGTCACCGAGGCGGTGTTCGGCATCGACCTCGTGGAATGGATGATCCGCCAGGCGGCGGGCGAGGACCCCATATCCGCCGCCGGCCCGCTGACGCCGAAGGGCGCGGCCATGGAGGTGCGCGTCTATGCGGAGATCCCGCACGCCAATTTCCAGCCCTCCGCCGGCCTGCTCACGGAAGTGAAATTCCCGGAGTGGGCGCGCATCGACGGCTGGATCGAGACCGGCACGGAGGTGACACCCTATTACGATCCCATGCTCGCCAAGGTGATCGTGACCGGCGCCGACCGCCCCGCCACCATCGCCGCGCTCCATGCGGCGCTGGCGCAGACCTCCATCTGCGGCATCGAGACCAACCTTGCGTATCTGCGCGCCATCGCGGCCTCGGAGCTGCTTGCTTCCGGCAAGGTGGCAACCACCGCGCTCAAGGACTTCGCGTTCCGCCCGTCGAGCGTGGAGGTGCTCGTTCCCGGCGCTCAGTCGAGCCTGCAGGAGCTGCCGGGGCGGCTCAACCTGTGGCACGTGGGCGTGCCGCCCTCCGGTCCCATGGACGACTATTCCTTCCGCCGCGCCAACGCGCTGGTGGGCAATGCGGAAACCGCCTGCGCGCTGGAGATGACCGTCAACGGCCCCACCCTGCGCTTCCACGACGATGCGAGGGTGGCCATCTGCGGCGCCCTGATGCCGGCGACGCTGGACGGCGCGTCCGCCCCGCACGATGCGGCCTTCAAGGTCGAGGCCGGGCAGGTGCTGGCCATCGGCGCCATTTCCGGGCCGGGGCAGCGGGCCTATCTCGCGGTGAACGGCGCATTCCAGGCGCCGGTGGTGCTGGGCTCGCGCGCCACCTTCGCGCTGGGACAGTTCGGCGGCCATGCCACCGGCACGCTGAAGGGCGGCGATGCGCTCCACCTCGCCCCGAAGGCGGCGCGCCCGGCCGTTCCCGCCGGGGTGAACATCCCTCCCGCCCCGCTGACGCGGGAGTGGACCATCGGCGTCGTCTACGGCCCGCACGGCGCGCCCGACTTCTTCCGGGATGAAGACATCGCCGACCTCTTCGCCGCCACCTACGAGGTGCATTTCAACAGCGCCCGCACCGGCGTGCGCCTCATGGGGCCGACGCCCCGCTGGGCGCGCACCGATGGCGGCGAGGCGGGGCTCCATCCCTCCAACATCCACGACAACGCCTATGCCATCGGCGCCATCGACTTCACCGGCGACATGCCCATCATCCTCGGCCCGGACGGCCCCTCCCTCGGCGGCTTCGTCTGCCCGGCGGTGATCGCCCGCGACGAGCAATGGAAGATGGGGCAGCTCAAGCCCGGCGACACCGTGCGCTTCGCGCCCCTCGCTCGGCCGGATGATCCCAGTCCCGAATGCCCTCTCACGCCTGCGGGCGCCCTGCCAACCTCGTCCGGAGGGAGCGCGACCGGTTTGCCCTCTCCCCTCGCGGGAGAGGGTGCCGAGCGGAGCGAGGCGGGTGAGGGGGCTGGCGACGTTCGTCCGGATGGTTTCCGGTCTCTTCCGCCGGCGCCCCCCCTCACCCCCGCCCCCTCTCCCGCGAGGGGAGAGGGGAGGCCCGCACCGGCGGCGATGGTCACAGACAGCCCGGTCGTGGGAGAGGGAGCCCCGCGCGGCGCTCCCTCGCGGCGAAGCATCGACCCCGGCTCCCCCATCCTCGCCCGGCGCGAAGATGGACCGGTGCGCGTGGTCTACCGCCGGCAAGGCGACGACAATCTGCTGGTCGAGTTCGGCGACATGCATCTCGACATCGCCCTGCGCCTGCGCGCCCATCTTATGGCGCAGGCGGTGCAAGAGGCACGCCTGCCGGGGATCATCGACCTCACCCCCGGCATCCGCTCGCTGCAGATCCACTATGACGGCGCGGCGATGCCTCGCGCCAACCTGCTCGACGCCCTGGCCGAGATCGAGAGCGGCCTGCCCCGCGCCGAGGACGTGGTGGTGCCGAGCCGCGTCGTCCACCTGCCGCTCTCCTGGAACGACCCGCAGGCCGAGCTGGCCATGCGCAAGTACCAGGAGCTGGTGCGGCCGAACGCGCCGTGGTGCCCGTCCAACATCGAGTTCATCCGCCGCATCAACGGGCTTCCCGACGAGCAGGCAGTGAAGGACATCATCTTCGGCGCCAGCTACCAGGTGCTCGGCCTCGGCGACGTCTATCTCGGCGCGCCGGTGGCCACCCCCATCGACCCGCGCCACCGCCTCGTGACCACCAAGTATAATCCGGCCCGCACCTGGACGCCGGAGAACGCGGTGGGCATCGGCGGCGCCTACATGTGCATCTATGGCATGGAGGGGCCGGGCGGCTACCAGCTCTTCGGCCGCACCATCCAGATGTGGAACACGTGGCGGAGCACGCCGGAATTCCGCGACACCCCCTGGCTGCTGCGCTTCTTCGATGAGATCCGCTTCTTTCCGGTCTCCCATGCGGAGCTGACGGAGGCCCGCGCCGCCTTCCCGCACGGGGCCTATCCCGTGCGCATCGAGGAAGGCCGCTTCTCCTATGCGGAGTATGCGGCCGGTCTTGCGGCCAACGCCGCCGAGATCACCGCCGGCAAGGCCCGCCAGCAGGCGGCGTTCGAGGCCGAGCGCGCCCGCTGGAAGGCGGAGGGGCTCGACAGCTTCGTGGTGGAGGACGGCGCCGGGCCGTTCAGCGAAGGCGAGATGCCGGAGGGCTGCTTCGGCGTGTCGGCCAACGTGCCGGGCAACGTCTGGAAGGTGCTGGTGGAAGCGGAGGCGATGGTCGCCGCCGGCGACACCATCGCCATCATCGAATCCATGAAGATGGAGATCTCCATCACCGCCCACGCCTCCGGACGGGTGCGGGAAATCCGCGCCGCGCCCGGCCGCACCATCCGTTCCGGCGACATCGTCGCCGTGCTCGAAGCCTTGTGA
- a CDS encoding putative urea ABC transporter substrate-binding protein: MRTPFSSSAHRLKSFAARAIGAVAVAGLAFAAQPAMAAPKKEFKVAWSIYVGWMPWGYAADSGIVKKWADKYGIKIDVVQFNDYVESINQYTAGAFDALTVTNMDALSVPAAGGVDTTAVIVGDFSNGNDAVILKNKKELSAIKGQKVNLVEFSVSHYLLARALESIKLKERDVKVVNTSDADMVAAYKTKDVTAVVTWNPLVSEILADKTAHNVFDSSKIPGEIMDLMVANTDTLKDNPDFGKALVGIWYETTALFTADTDAGKAARAAMGKASGTDLAGFDSQLAATKLFGKASDAVEFVRSPAVGTTMDRVRKFLFEKNLLGSNAKSADAVGIALADGKVLGDAKNVKFRFVDTFMAAAADGKL, translated from the coding sequence ATGCGCACTCCGTTCTCGTCCTCCGCCCACCGCTTGAAGTCGTTCGCCGCCCGCGCCATCGGCGCCGTGGCCGTGGCCGGCCTCGCCTTCGCCGCCCAGCCGGCGATGGCCGCGCCGAAGAAGGAGTTCAAGGTCGCCTGGTCCATCTATGTGGGCTGGATGCCGTGGGGCTACGCCGCCGATTCCGGCATCGTCAAGAAGTGGGCCGACAAGTACGGCATCAAGATCGACGTGGTGCAGTTCAACGACTACGTGGAGAGCATCAACCAGTACACGGCCGGCGCCTTCGACGCCCTCACCGTGACCAACATGGATGCCCTCTCCGTGCCCGCCGCCGGCGGCGTGGACACCACTGCCGTCATCGTCGGCGACTTCTCCAACGGCAATGACGCCGTGATCCTGAAGAACAAGAAGGAACTCTCGGCCATCAAGGGCCAGAAGGTGAACCTCGTCGAATTCTCGGTCTCCCACTACCTGCTCGCCCGCGCGCTTGAGAGCATCAAGCTCAAGGAGCGCGACGTGAAGGTGGTGAACACCTCGGACGCCGACATGGTGGCCGCCTACAAGACCAAGGACGTGACCGCCGTGGTCACCTGGAACCCGCTGGTCTCCGAGATCCTCGCCGACAAGACCGCGCACAACGTGTTCGACTCATCCAAGATCCCCGGCGAGATCATGGACCTGATGGTGGCCAACACCGACACGCTCAAGGACAACCCCGACTTCGGCAAGGCGCTGGTGGGCATCTGGTACGAGACGACCGCCCTCTTCACTGCCGACACGGACGCTGGCAAGGCGGCCCGCGCCGCCATGGGCAAGGCCTCCGGCACGGATCTGGCCGGCTTCGACAGCCAGCTCGCCGCCACCAAGCTCTTCGGCAAGGCTTCGGACGCGGTGGAATTCGTGCGCTCCCCGGCAGTGGGCACCACCATGGACCGGGTGCGCAAGTTCCTGTTCGAGAAGAACCTGCTCGGCTCCAACGCCAAGTCCGCCGACGCGGTGGGCATCGCGCTCGCCGACGGCAAGGTGCTGGGCGATGCGAAGAACGTGAAGTTCCGCTTCGTCGACACCTTCATGGCGGCTGCCGCCGACGGGAAGCTGTGA
- a CDS encoding DUF1636 family protein, translated as MTTPETDAPASASARRDPPAVTLFVCTTCRSAPDGALPADGVALVEATTALTAPPGIVVKGVRCLANCKRALSAAMVRRDGWTYVFGDLTADAAADLMEGARLLAEAPDGLMPWRGRPESLKRGMVARIPPLSLPEEP; from the coding sequence ATGACGACCCCCGAAACCGACGCGCCCGCCAGCGCATCCGCGCGCCGCGACCCGCCGGCCGTCACCCTCTTCGTCTGCACCACCTGCCGCAGCGCCCCGGACGGAGCGTTGCCCGCCGACGGCGTGGCCCTCGTCGAAGCCACAACCGCCCTGACGGCGCCCCCCGGCATCGTGGTGAAGGGCGTGCGCTGCCTCGCCAACTGCAAGCGCGCGCTGTCCGCCGCCATGGTCCGCCGCGACGGCTGGACCTATGTGTTCGGCGACCTCACCGCCGATGCCGCCGCCGACCTGATGGAAGGCGCCCGGCTCCTCGCCGAGGCCCCGGACGGCCTCATGCCCTGGCGCGGCCGCCCCGAAAGCCTGAAGCGCGGCATGGTCGCGCGCATCCCGCCCCTTTCCCTCCCCGAGGAGCCCTGA
- a CDS encoding ATP-binding cassette domain-containing protein: MTAISVRHLWKEYGDQIVLEDISLDFAPRAFIALVGPSGCGKTTFLRILLSEETVTRGEVLIGGQPIAREPGADRGVVFQRYSVFPHLTVLGNVVLAAEMGEAPLTGRLFGARRRAAEEEARALIEEVGLKGAEDKYPAALSGGMQQRLALAQAIMRRPKILLLDEPFGALDPGIRADIHQLMLKLWNTCEMTVVMVTHDLKEAFTLATRIIAFERRRNRPEEKARYGATIAKDIEVWPKRIAGQPKTKSVNPGRDDPALPSGPGRDDPALQTA; encoded by the coding sequence ATGACCGCCATTTCCGTGCGCCACCTGTGGAAGGAATATGGCGACCAGATCGTGCTGGAGGACATCTCCCTCGATTTCGCGCCGCGCGCCTTCATCGCCCTCGTCGGTCCCTCGGGCTGCGGCAAGACCACCTTTTTGCGCATCCTCCTGTCGGAGGAGACGGTGACCCGCGGCGAGGTGCTGATCGGCGGCCAGCCCATCGCCCGCGAGCCCGGCGCCGACCGGGGCGTGGTGTTCCAGCGCTATTCCGTGTTCCCGCACCTCACCGTGCTGGGCAACGTGGTGCTCGCCGCCGAGATGGGGGAAGCCCCCCTCACCGGCCGCCTGTTCGGCGCCCGCCGCCGCGCGGCGGAGGAAGAGGCCCGCGCCCTCATCGAGGAGGTCGGGCTGAAGGGCGCGGAGGACAAGTATCCGGCGGCCCTTTCCGGCGGCATGCAGCAGCGCCTCGCGCTGGCGCAGGCCATCATGCGCAGACCTAAGATCCTGCTGCTGGACGAGCCCTTCGGCGCGCTTGATCCCGGCATCCGCGCCGACATCCACCAGCTCATGCTGAAGCTGTGGAACACCTGCGAGATGACCGTGGTGATGGTGACCCACGACCTGAAGGAGGCGTTCACCCTCGCCACCCGCATCATCGCCTTCGAGCGCCGCCGAAACCGGCCGGAAGAAAAAGCCCGCTACGGCGCCACCATCGCCAAGGACATCGAGGTCTGGCCCAAGAGAATTGCCGGCCAACCCAAGACGAAATCCGTGAACCCAGGCCGGGACGACCCGGCCCTTCCCTCGGGACCCGGCCGGGACGACCCGGCGCTTCAGACGGCTTGA